One stretch of Rattus norvegicus strain BN/NHsdMcwi chromosome 12, GRCr8, whole genome shotgun sequence DNA includes these proteins:
- the Ufsp1 gene encoding inactive Ufm1-specific protease 1 has product MGDKPPGFRGSRNWIGCVEASLCLEHFGGPQGRLYHLPRGAELRGELERLYSHFTAGGGPVMVGGDADAQSKALLGICEGPDMEVYVLILDPHYWGTPKNRCELQAAGWVGWQKVNHVFDSNSFYNLCLTRPI; this is encoded by the coding sequence ATGGGCGACAAGCCCCCCGGTTTCCGGGGCTCCCGGAACTGGATCGGCTGTGTAGAGGCCAGTCTCTGTCTAGAGCACTTTGGAGGACCTCAGGGACGCCTGTACCACTTGCCCCGCGGAGCAGAGCTTAGGGGAGAACTGGAGCGGCTTTATTCACACTTCACAGCGGGTGGGGGCCCAGTAATGGTGGGAGGAGATGCAGATGCTCAGTCCAAGGCCCTGCTGGGAATCTGTGAGGGGCCAGATATGGAAGTCTATGTCTTGATACTGGACCCACACTACTGGGGCACTCCAAAAAACCGTTGTGAATTGCAAGCTGCTGGATGGGTGGGCTGGCAAAAGGTAAACCATGTCTTTGATTCCAATTCGTTCTACAACCTGTGCTTGACCAGACCTATCTGA
- the Ache gene encoding acetylcholinesterase isoform X7, with amino-acid sequence MADRGRPDSSGFHPSFPFPRDPGMRAYRRSTVRGPSLWVPKSVLPCRVFRSQSGCQAKKKLWVLVGVVKDEGSYFLVYGVPGFSKDNESLISRAQFLAGVRIGVPQASDLAAEAVVLHYTDWLHPEDPAHLRDAMSAVVGDHNVVCPVAQLAGRLAAQGARVYAYIFEHRASTLTWPLWMGVPHGYEIEFIFGLPLDPSLNYTVEERIFAQRLMKYWTNFARTGDPNDPRDSKSPRWPPYTTAAQQYVSLNLKPLEVRRGLRAQTCAFWNRFLPKLLSATDTLDEAERQWKAEFHRWSSYMVHWKNQFDHYSKQERCSDL; translated from the exons ATGGCTGACAGGGGCAGACCAGATTCTTCTGGGTTTCATCCATCCTTCCCCTTTCCCAGGGACCCAGGCATGAGGGCTTACCGCAGATCCACTGTTAGAGGTCCAAGTTTGTGGGTCCCAAAGTCAGTTCTTCCCTGCCGAGTGTTCAGATCCCAAAGTGGTTGCCAGGCGAAAAAGAAACTAtgg GTGCTGGTGGGTGTGGTGAAGGACGAGGGCTCCTACTTTCTGGTTTACGGGGTCCCAGGCTTCAGCAAAGACAATGAATCTCTCATCAGCCGGGCCCAGTTCCTGGCTGGGGTGCGGATCGGTGTACCCCAAGCGAGTGACCTGGCGGCCGAGGCTGTGGTCCTGCATTATACAGACTGGCTGCACCCTGAGGACCCTGCCCACCTGAGAGATGCCATGAGTGCGGTGGTAGGCGACCACAACGTTGTGTGCCCTGTGGCCCAGCTGGCTGGGCGACTGGCTGCCCAAGGGGCTCGGGTCTATGCCTACATCTTTGAACACCGTGCCTCCACATTGACTTGGCCCCTCTGGATGGGGGTGCCCCATGGCTATGAAATCGAGTTCATCTTTGGGCTCCCCCTGGATCCCTCACTGAACTACACCGTGGAGGAGAGAATCTTTGCTCAGCGACTTATGAAATACTGGACCAATTTTGCCCGCACAGG aGACCCCAATGACCCTCGAGACTCTAAGTCTCCACGGTGGCCACCGTACACCACTGCCGCGCAGCAATACGTGAGCCTGAACCTGAAGCCTTTGGAGGTGCGGCGGGGACTGCGCGCCCAGACCTGCGCCTTCTGGAATCGTTTTCTCCCCAAATTGCTCAGCGCCACAG ACACGCTGGACGAGGCGGAGCGCCAGTGGAAGGCCGAGTTCCACCGCTGGAGCTCCTACATGGTGCACTGGAAGAACCAGTTCGACCACTATAGCAAGCAGGAACGCTGCTCAGACCTGTGA
- the Ache gene encoding acetylcholinesterase precursor, translating into MRPPWYPLHTPSLASPLLFLLLSLLGGGARAEGREDPQLLVRVRGGQLRGIRLKAPGGPVSAFLGIPFAEPPVGSRRFMPPEPKRPWSGILDATTFQNVCYQYVDTLYPGFEGTEMWNPNRELSEDCLYLNVWTPYPRPTSPTPVLIWIYGGGFYSGASSLDVYDGRFLAQVEGTVLVSMNYRVGTFGFLALPGSRDAPGNVGLLDQRLALQWVQENIAAFGGDPMSVTLFGESAGAASVGMHILSLPSRSLFHRAVLQSGTPNGPWATVSAGEARRRATLLARLVGCPPGGAGGNDTELISCLRTRPAQDLVDHEWHVLPQESIFRFSFVPVVDGDFLSDTPEALINTGDFQDLQVLVGVVKDEGSYFLVYGVPGFSKDNESLISRAQFLAGVRIGVPQASDLAAEAVVLHYTDWLHPEDPAHLRDAMSAVVGDHNVVCPVAQLAGRLAAQGARVYAYIFEHRASTLTWPLWMGVPHGYEIEFIFGLPLDPSLNYTVEERIFAQRLMKYWTNFARTGDPNDPRDSKSPRWPPYTTAAQQYVSLNLKPLEVRRGLRAQTCAFWNRFLPKLLSATDTLDEAERQWKAEFHRWSSYMVHWKNQFDHYSKQERCSDL; encoded by the exons ATGAGGCCTCCCTGGTACCCCCTGCATACACCCTCCCTGGCTTctccactcctcttcctcctcctctccctcctgggAGGAGGGGCAAGGGCTGAGGGCCGGGAAGACCCTCAGCTGCTGGTGAGGGTTCGAGGGGGCCAGCTGAGGGGCATCCGCCTGAAGGCCCCTGGAGGCCCAGTCTCAGCTTTTCTGGGCATCCCCTTTGCAGAGCCACCTGTGGGCTCACGTAGATTTATGCCACCAGAGCCCAAGCGGCCCTGGTCAGGAATATTGGATGCTACCACCTTCCAAAATGTCTGCTACCAATACGTGGACACCCTGTACCCTGGGTTTGAGGGTACCGAGATGTGGAACCCCAATCGAGAGCTGAGTGAAGACTGCCTTTATCTTAATGTGTGGACACCATACCCCAGGCCTACTTCTCCCACACCTGTCCTCATCTGGATCTATGGGGGTGGTTTCTACAGTGGAGCATCCTCCTTGGACGTGTATGACGGCCGTTTCCTGGCCCAGGTTGAGGGAACCGTGTTGGTATCTATGAACTACCGAGTGGGAACCTTTGGCTTCTTGGCTCTACCAGGAAGCAGAGACGCCCCTGGCAATGTAGGCCTGCTGGATCAACGGCTTGCCTTGCAATGGGTACAAGAAAATATCGCAGCCTTTGGGGGAGACCCAATGTCAGTGACTCTGTTTGGGGAGAGTgcaggtgcagcctcagtgggcATGCACATTCTGTCCCTGCCCAGCAGGAGCCTCTTCCACAGGGCTGTCCTGCAGAGTGGCACACCCAACGGGCCCTGGGCCACTGTGAGTGCGGGAGAGGCCAGGCGCAGGGCCACACTGCTGGCCCGCCTTGTGGGCTGTCCCCCAGGTGGCGCTGGTGGCAATGACACCGAGCTGATATCCTGCTTGAGGACAAGGCCCGCTCAGGACCTGGTGGACCACGAGTGGCATGTGCTGCCTCAAGAAAGTATCTTCCGGTTTTCCTTCGTGCCTGTGGTGGACGGGGATTTCCTCAGTGACACGCCGGAGGCCCTCATCAATACTGGAGATTTTCAAGACCTGCAG GTGCTGGTGGGTGTGGTGAAGGACGAGGGCTCCTACTTTCTGGTTTACGGGGTCCCAGGCTTCAGCAAAGACAATGAATCTCTCATCAGCCGGGCCCAGTTCCTGGCTGGGGTGCGGATCGGTGTACCCCAAGCGAGTGACCTGGCGGCCGAGGCTGTGGTCCTGCATTATACAGACTGGCTGCACCCTGAGGACCCTGCCCACCTGAGAGATGCCATGAGTGCGGTGGTAGGCGACCACAACGTTGTGTGCCCTGTGGCCCAGCTGGCTGGGCGACTGGCTGCCCAAGGGGCTCGGGTCTATGCCTACATCTTTGAACACCGTGCCTCCACATTGACTTGGCCCCTCTGGATGGGGGTGCCCCATGGCTATGAAATCGAGTTCATCTTTGGGCTCCCCCTGGATCCCTCACTGAACTACACCGTGGAGGAGAGAATCTTTGCTCAGCGACTTATGAAATACTGGACCAATTTTGCCCGCACAGG aGACCCCAATGACCCTCGAGACTCTAAGTCTCCACGGTGGCCACCGTACACCACTGCCGCGCAGCAATACGTGAGCCTGAACCTGAAGCCTTTGGAGGTGCGGCGGGGACTGCGCGCCCAGACCTGCGCCTTCTGGAATCGTTTTCTCCCCAAATTGCTCAGCGCCACAG ACACGCTGGACGAGGCGGAGCGCCAGTGGAAGGCCGAGTTCCACCGCTGGAGCTCCTACATGGTGCACTGGAAGAACCAGTTCGACCACTATAGCAAGCAGGAACGCTGCTCAGACCTGTGA
- the Ache gene encoding acetylcholinesterase isoform X5 — protein MCCLKKVSSGFPSCLWWTGISSVTRRRPSSILEIFKTCSSPFYAILALYWSVSLAISLLIGLSACLSSLHPFPPISNYPQVLVGVVKDEGSYFLVYGVPGFSKDNESLISRAQFLAGVRIGVPQASDLAAEAVVLHYTDWLHPEDPAHLRDAMSAVVGDHNVVCPVAQLAGRLAAQGARVYAYIFEHRASTLTWPLWMGVPHGYEIEFIFGLPLDPSLNYTVEERIFAQRLMKYWTNFARTGDPNDPRDSKSPRWPPYTTAAQQYVSLNLKPLEVRRGLRAQTCAFWNRFLPKLLSATDTLDEAERQWKAEFHRWSSYMVHWKNQFDHYSKQERCSDL, from the exons ATGTGCTGCCTCAAGAAAGTATCTTCCGGTTTTCCTTCGTGCCTGTGGTGGACGGGGATTTCCTCAGTGACACGCCGGAGGCCCTCATCAATACTGGAGATTTTCAAGACCTGCAG ctctCCGTTCTACGCAATTCTGGCTTTGTATTGGTCCGTCTCTCTGGCTATTAGTTTGCTCAttggtctgtctgcctgtctatcatctctccatccttttcccCCCATCTCCAACTATCCTCAGGTGCTGGTGGGTGTGGTGAAGGACGAGGGCTCCTACTTTCTGGTTTACGGGGTCCCAGGCTTCAGCAAAGACAATGAATCTCTCATCAGCCGGGCCCAGTTCCTGGCTGGGGTGCGGATCGGTGTACCCCAAGCGAGTGACCTGGCGGCCGAGGCTGTGGTCCTGCATTATACAGACTGGCTGCACCCTGAGGACCCTGCCCACCTGAGAGATGCCATGAGTGCGGTGGTAGGCGACCACAACGTTGTGTGCCCTGTGGCCCAGCTGGCTGGGCGACTGGCTGCCCAAGGGGCTCGGGTCTATGCCTACATCTTTGAACACCGTGCCTCCACATTGACTTGGCCCCTCTGGATGGGGGTGCCCCATGGCTATGAAATCGAGTTCATCTTTGGGCTCCCCCTGGATCCCTCACTGAACTACACCGTGGAGGAGAGAATCTTTGCTCAGCGACTTATGAAATACTGGACCAATTTTGCCCGCACAGG aGACCCCAATGACCCTCGAGACTCTAAGTCTCCACGGTGGCCACCGTACACCACTGCCGCGCAGCAATACGTGAGCCTGAACCTGAAGCCTTTGGAGGTGCGGCGGGGACTGCGCGCCCAGACCTGCGCCTTCTGGAATCGTTTTCTCCCCAAATTGCTCAGCGCCACAG ACACGCTGGACGAGGCGGAGCGCCAGTGGAAGGCCGAGTTCCACCGCTGGAGCTCCTACATGGTGCACTGGAAGAACCAGTTCGACCACTATAGCAAGCAGGAACGCTGCTCAGACCTGTGA
- the Ache gene encoding acetylcholinesterase isoform X4, producing MCCLKKVSSGFPSCLWWTGISSVTRRRPSSILEIFKTCSSPFYAILALYWSVSLAISLLIGLSACLSSLHPFPPISNYPQVLVGVVKDEGSYFLVYGVPGFSKDNESLISRAQFLAGVRIGVPQASDLAAEAVVLHYTDWLHPEDPAHLRDAMSAVVGDHNVVCPVAQLAGRLAAQGARVYAYIFEHRASTLTWPLWMGVPHGYEIEFIFGLPLDPSLNYTVEERIFAQRLMKYWTNFARTGDPNDPRDSKSPRWPPYTTAAQQYVSLNLKPLEVRRGLRAQTCAFWNRFLPKLLSATATEVPCTCPSPAHGEAAPRPGPALSLSLLFFLFLLHSGLRRL from the exons ATGTGCTGCCTCAAGAAAGTATCTTCCGGTTTTCCTTCGTGCCTGTGGTGGACGGGGATTTCCTCAGTGACACGCCGGAGGCCCTCATCAATACTGGAGATTTTCAAGACCTGCAG ctctCCGTTCTACGCAATTCTGGCTTTGTATTGGTCCGTCTCTCTGGCTATTAGTTTGCTCAttggtctgtctgcctgtctatcatctctccatccttttcccCCCATCTCCAACTATCCTCAGGTGCTGGTGGGTGTGGTGAAGGACGAGGGCTCCTACTTTCTGGTTTACGGGGTCCCAGGCTTCAGCAAAGACAATGAATCTCTCATCAGCCGGGCCCAGTTCCTGGCTGGGGTGCGGATCGGTGTACCCCAAGCGAGTGACCTGGCGGCCGAGGCTGTGGTCCTGCATTATACAGACTGGCTGCACCCTGAGGACCCTGCCCACCTGAGAGATGCCATGAGTGCGGTGGTAGGCGACCACAACGTTGTGTGCCCTGTGGCCCAGCTGGCTGGGCGACTGGCTGCCCAAGGGGCTCGGGTCTATGCCTACATCTTTGAACACCGTGCCTCCACATTGACTTGGCCCCTCTGGATGGGGGTGCCCCATGGCTATGAAATCGAGTTCATCTTTGGGCTCCCCCTGGATCCCTCACTGAACTACACCGTGGAGGAGAGAATCTTTGCTCAGCGACTTATGAAATACTGGACCAATTTTGCCCGCACAGG aGACCCCAATGACCCTCGAGACTCTAAGTCTCCACGGTGGCCACCGTACACCACTGCCGCGCAGCAATACGTGAGCCTGAACCTGAAGCCTTTGGAGGTGCGGCGGGGACTGCGCGCCCAGACCTGCGCCTTCTGGAATCGTTTTCTCCCCAAATTGCTCAGCGCCACAG CCACAGAGGTTCCCTGCACCTGCCCAAGCCCCGCCCATGGGGAGGCTGCCCCGAGGCCAGGGCCCGCCTTATCCCTGtcacttctcttcttccttttcctcctccactCCGGGCTTCGGCGGCTCTAA
- the Ache gene encoding acetylcholinesterase isoform X1: MRPPWYPLHTPSLASPLLFLLLSLLGGGARAEGREDPQLLVRVRGGQLRGIRLKAPGGPVSAFLGIPFAEPPVGSRRFMPPEPKRPWSGILDATTFQNVCYQYVDTLYPGFEGTEMWNPNRELSEDCLYLNVWTPYPRPTSPTPVLIWIYGGGFYSGASSLDVYDGRFLAQVEGTVLVSMNYRVGTFGFLALPGSRDAPGNVGLLDQRLALQWVQENIAAFGGDPMSVTLFGESAGAASVGMHILSLPSRSLFHRAVLQSGTPNGPWATVSAGEARRRATLLARLVGCPPGGAGGNDTELISCLRTRPAQDLVDHEWHVLPQESIFRFSFVPVVDGDFLSDTPEALINTGDFQDLQVLVGVVKDEGSYFLVYGVPGFSKDNESLISRAQFLAGVRIGVPQASDLAAEAVVLHYTDWLHPEDPAHLRDAMSAVVGDHNVVCPVAQLAGRLAAQGARVYAYIFEHRASTLTWPLWMGVPHGYEIEFIFGLPLDPSLNYTVEERIFAQRLMKYWTNFARTGDPNDPRDSKSPRWPPYTTAAQQYVSLNLKPLEVRRGLRAQTCAFWNRFLPKLLSATATEVPCTCPSPAHGEAAPRPGPALSLSLLFFLFLLHSGLRRL; encoded by the exons ATGAGGCCTCCCTGGTACCCCCTGCATACACCCTCCCTGGCTTctccactcctcttcctcctcctctccctcctgggAGGAGGGGCAAGGGCTGAGGGCCGGGAAGACCCTCAGCTGCTGGTGAGGGTTCGAGGGGGCCAGCTGAGGGGCATCCGCCTGAAGGCCCCTGGAGGCCCAGTCTCAGCTTTTCTGGGCATCCCCTTTGCAGAGCCACCTGTGGGCTCACGTAGATTTATGCCACCAGAGCCCAAGCGGCCCTGGTCAGGAATATTGGATGCTACCACCTTCCAAAATGTCTGCTACCAATACGTGGACACCCTGTACCCTGGGTTTGAGGGTACCGAGATGTGGAACCCCAATCGAGAGCTGAGTGAAGACTGCCTTTATCTTAATGTGTGGACACCATACCCCAGGCCTACTTCTCCCACACCTGTCCTCATCTGGATCTATGGGGGTGGTTTCTACAGTGGAGCATCCTCCTTGGACGTGTATGACGGCCGTTTCCTGGCCCAGGTTGAGGGAACCGTGTTGGTATCTATGAACTACCGAGTGGGAACCTTTGGCTTCTTGGCTCTACCAGGAAGCAGAGACGCCCCTGGCAATGTAGGCCTGCTGGATCAACGGCTTGCCTTGCAATGGGTACAAGAAAATATCGCAGCCTTTGGGGGAGACCCAATGTCAGTGACTCTGTTTGGGGAGAGTgcaggtgcagcctcagtgggcATGCACATTCTGTCCCTGCCCAGCAGGAGCCTCTTCCACAGGGCTGTCCTGCAGAGTGGCACACCCAACGGGCCCTGGGCCACTGTGAGTGCGGGAGAGGCCAGGCGCAGGGCCACACTGCTGGCCCGCCTTGTGGGCTGTCCCCCAGGTGGCGCTGGTGGCAATGACACCGAGCTGATATCCTGCTTGAGGACAAGGCCCGCTCAGGACCTGGTGGACCACGAGTGGCATGTGCTGCCTCAAGAAAGTATCTTCCGGTTTTCCTTCGTGCCTGTGGTGGACGGGGATTTCCTCAGTGACACGCCGGAGGCCCTCATCAATACTGGAGATTTTCAAGACCTGCAG GTGCTGGTGGGTGTGGTGAAGGACGAGGGCTCCTACTTTCTGGTTTACGGGGTCCCAGGCTTCAGCAAAGACAATGAATCTCTCATCAGCCGGGCCCAGTTCCTGGCTGGGGTGCGGATCGGTGTACCCCAAGCGAGTGACCTGGCGGCCGAGGCTGTGGTCCTGCATTATACAGACTGGCTGCACCCTGAGGACCCTGCCCACCTGAGAGATGCCATGAGTGCGGTGGTAGGCGACCACAACGTTGTGTGCCCTGTGGCCCAGCTGGCTGGGCGACTGGCTGCCCAAGGGGCTCGGGTCTATGCCTACATCTTTGAACACCGTGCCTCCACATTGACTTGGCCCCTCTGGATGGGGGTGCCCCATGGCTATGAAATCGAGTTCATCTTTGGGCTCCCCCTGGATCCCTCACTGAACTACACCGTGGAGGAGAGAATCTTTGCTCAGCGACTTATGAAATACTGGACCAATTTTGCCCGCACAGG aGACCCCAATGACCCTCGAGACTCTAAGTCTCCACGGTGGCCACCGTACACCACTGCCGCGCAGCAATACGTGAGCCTGAACCTGAAGCCTTTGGAGGTGCGGCGGGGACTGCGCGCCCAGACCTGCGCCTTCTGGAATCGTTTTCTCCCCAAATTGCTCAGCGCCACAG CCACAGAGGTTCCCTGCACCTGCCCAAGCCCCGCCCATGGGGAGGCTGCCCCGAGGCCAGGGCCCGCCTTATCCCTGtcacttctcttcttccttttcctcctccactCCGGGCTTCGGCGGCTCTAA
- the Ache gene encoding acetylcholinesterase isoform X6: MADRGRPDSSGFHPSFPFPRDPGMRAYRRSTVRGPSLWVPKSVLPCRVFRSQSGCQAKKKLWVLVGVVKDEGSYFLVYGVPGFSKDNESLISRAQFLAGVRIGVPQASDLAAEAVVLHYTDWLHPEDPAHLRDAMSAVVGDHNVVCPVAQLAGRLAAQGARVYAYIFEHRASTLTWPLWMGVPHGYEIEFIFGLPLDPSLNYTVEERIFAQRLMKYWTNFARTGDPNDPRDSKSPRWPPYTTAAQQYVSLNLKPLEVRRGLRAQTCAFWNRFLPKLLSATATEVPCTCPSPAHGEAAPRPGPALSLSLLFFLFLLHSGLRRL, translated from the exons ATGGCTGACAGGGGCAGACCAGATTCTTCTGGGTTTCATCCATCCTTCCCCTTTCCCAGGGACCCAGGCATGAGGGCTTACCGCAGATCCACTGTTAGAGGTCCAAGTTTGTGGGTCCCAAAGTCAGTTCTTCCCTGCCGAGTGTTCAGATCCCAAAGTGGTTGCCAGGCGAAAAAGAAACTAtgg GTGCTGGTGGGTGTGGTGAAGGACGAGGGCTCCTACTTTCTGGTTTACGGGGTCCCAGGCTTCAGCAAAGACAATGAATCTCTCATCAGCCGGGCCCAGTTCCTGGCTGGGGTGCGGATCGGTGTACCCCAAGCGAGTGACCTGGCGGCCGAGGCTGTGGTCCTGCATTATACAGACTGGCTGCACCCTGAGGACCCTGCCCACCTGAGAGATGCCATGAGTGCGGTGGTAGGCGACCACAACGTTGTGTGCCCTGTGGCCCAGCTGGCTGGGCGACTGGCTGCCCAAGGGGCTCGGGTCTATGCCTACATCTTTGAACACCGTGCCTCCACATTGACTTGGCCCCTCTGGATGGGGGTGCCCCATGGCTATGAAATCGAGTTCATCTTTGGGCTCCCCCTGGATCCCTCACTGAACTACACCGTGGAGGAGAGAATCTTTGCTCAGCGACTTATGAAATACTGGACCAATTTTGCCCGCACAGG aGACCCCAATGACCCTCGAGACTCTAAGTCTCCACGGTGGCCACCGTACACCACTGCCGCGCAGCAATACGTGAGCCTGAACCTGAAGCCTTTGGAGGTGCGGCGGGGACTGCGCGCCCAGACCTGCGCCTTCTGGAATCGTTTTCTCCCCAAATTGCTCAGCGCCACAG CCACAGAGGTTCCCTGCACCTGCCCAAGCCCCGCCCATGGGGAGGCTGCCCCGAGGCCAGGGCCCGCCTTATCCCTGtcacttctcttcttccttttcctcctccactCCGGGCTTCGGCGGCTCTAA
- the Ache gene encoding acetylcholinesterase isoform X3, which translates to MRPPWYPLHTPSLASPLLFLLLSLLGGGARAEGREDPQLLVRVRGGQLRGIRLKAPGGPVSAFLGIPFAEPPVGSRRFMPPEPKRPWSGILDATTFQNVCYQYVDTLYPGFEGTEMWNPNRELSEDCLYLNVWTPYPRPTSPTPVLIWIYGGGFYSGASSLDVYDGRFLAQVEGTVLVSMNYRVGTFGFLALPGSRDAPGNVGLLDQRLALQWVQENIAAFGGDPMSVTLFGESAGAASVGMHILSLPSRSLFHRAVLQSGTPNGPWATVSAGEARRRATLLARLVGCPPGGAGGNDTELISCLRTRPAQDLVDHEWHVLPQESIFRFSFVPVVDGDFLSDTPEALINTGDFQDLQLSVLRNSGFVLVRLSGY; encoded by the exons ATGAGGCCTCCCTGGTACCCCCTGCATACACCCTCCCTGGCTTctccactcctcttcctcctcctctccctcctgggAGGAGGGGCAAGGGCTGAGGGCCGGGAAGACCCTCAGCTGCTGGTGAGGGTTCGAGGGGGCCAGCTGAGGGGCATCCGCCTGAAGGCCCCTGGAGGCCCAGTCTCAGCTTTTCTGGGCATCCCCTTTGCAGAGCCACCTGTGGGCTCACGTAGATTTATGCCACCAGAGCCCAAGCGGCCCTGGTCAGGAATATTGGATGCTACCACCTTCCAAAATGTCTGCTACCAATACGTGGACACCCTGTACCCTGGGTTTGAGGGTACCGAGATGTGGAACCCCAATCGAGAGCTGAGTGAAGACTGCCTTTATCTTAATGTGTGGACACCATACCCCAGGCCTACTTCTCCCACACCTGTCCTCATCTGGATCTATGGGGGTGGTTTCTACAGTGGAGCATCCTCCTTGGACGTGTATGACGGCCGTTTCCTGGCCCAGGTTGAGGGAACCGTGTTGGTATCTATGAACTACCGAGTGGGAACCTTTGGCTTCTTGGCTCTACCAGGAAGCAGAGACGCCCCTGGCAATGTAGGCCTGCTGGATCAACGGCTTGCCTTGCAATGGGTACAAGAAAATATCGCAGCCTTTGGGGGAGACCCAATGTCAGTGACTCTGTTTGGGGAGAGTgcaggtgcagcctcagtgggcATGCACATTCTGTCCCTGCCCAGCAGGAGCCTCTTCCACAGGGCTGTCCTGCAGAGTGGCACACCCAACGGGCCCTGGGCCACTGTGAGTGCGGGAGAGGCCAGGCGCAGGGCCACACTGCTGGCCCGCCTTGTGGGCTGTCCCCCAGGTGGCGCTGGTGGCAATGACACCGAGCTGATATCCTGCTTGAGGACAAGGCCCGCTCAGGACCTGGTGGACCACGAGTGGCATGTGCTGCCTCAAGAAAGTATCTTCCGGTTTTCCTTCGTGCCTGTGGTGGACGGGGATTTCCTCAGTGACACGCCGGAGGCCCTCATCAATACTGGAGATTTTCAAGACCTGCAG ctctCCGTTCTACGCAATTCTGGCTTTGTATTGGTCCGTCTCTCTGGCTATTAG